The Methanohalophilus portucalensis genome window below encodes:
- a CDS encoding UPF0182 family membrane protein: MKDMKIIFLLILALFVGIGPLVGIYTDYLWFDMVGYTSVFTTILQWKLIAIIPGFIIAFLFLYINAKFARDSIDKILTEKNITSEKVDSQIILVSIVAVSFIFGLIFSGNWKTILLYFNSTSFGLEDPILMNDIGFYVFQLPFLHMIRGVFLGLTILSLILVLALYFYRLEPLFSSDRIEIEDSEEPYFLNQSIDLKEIMDKLPTKVLVHISAILAFLFALIAFGFFLERYEILFSQQGVVAGAGYTDVNVSLPIFTILTILSVLTSIALLANVKLKNIKIPFVAIALIALFIVASSFVPGIYQQFKVEPTEIQLEEPYLQYNIEYTRAAYGLSDVEEKPFEANLDLTSSELENNSEVIDNIRIWDRRALEQTYKQLQQIRTYYTFNDVDTDRYHTDDGYKQYMISARELDTSRLAPEAKTWVNEKLVYTHGYGMVMNPVSTKTEDGRPEFVLQDIPPQGEFEVDNARIYYGEINRDYNIVNTGKDEFDYPKQGQNVFTQYEGKSGILLDSFVKQLIFAYTFSEPNFVLSQYIDDESRLLYRQQIEDRAQEIAPFLEYDTDPYPVIHEGKIYWIMDAYTTANKYPYSETYYGVQFNGINYISNSVKVVVDAYDGTVDFYVTEDEPVVNTYSKIFPDLFKSFDEMPEGLQKHIRYPKNFFKVQMDLYENYHMKSAQEFYNKEDAWEIPREVYRGSSIEMEPYYMITRLPDNGGLEYVLLQPFTPRNRENMIAWIAARCDNPNYGQLKHYELPKGELVYGPTQIESRIDQDPDISQQLTLWGQSGSRVIRGNLLVVPIGNSILYSEPLFISAEQSEIPELRRVVVSSGQKVVMGENLRESLQMLVEGRVDREEETDQPEVSQTSRQLAQKALDHYNQAQEYLKEGNWTGYGEEIDQMENVLNQLSKSLAEDNSIPLE, from the coding sequence ATGAAAGATATGAAAATTATATTCCTGTTAATTCTGGCATTATTTGTGGGGATAGGTCCCCTTGTAGGAATTTACACGGATTACCTATGGTTTGATATGGTAGGATACACATCCGTATTTACAACAATATTACAATGGAAATTAATTGCAATAATTCCTGGTTTTATTATTGCATTCTTATTCCTTTATATAAATGCAAAATTTGCAAGAGACTCAATTGATAAGATCCTTACAGAGAAGAACATTACATCAGAAAAAGTGGATTCCCAGATAATCCTAGTGTCAATTGTGGCTGTATCATTTATCTTTGGTCTCATATTCAGTGGAAACTGGAAAACTATACTGTTATATTTTAACAGTACATCTTTCGGATTAGAAGACCCCATTCTTATGAATGATATTGGGTTTTACGTATTCCAGTTACCTTTCCTTCATATGATAAGAGGTGTGTTCCTCGGCCTGACAATTCTTTCTCTGATACTGGTACTGGCTCTTTATTTTTACAGGCTTGAACCTTTATTCAGCTCCGATAGAATTGAAATAGAAGATTCTGAAGAACCTTATTTTTTGAATCAGTCGATTGATTTAAAAGAAATAATGGATAAATTGCCTACAAAAGTTCTTGTCCATATTTCTGCAATACTTGCATTCCTGTTTGCACTAATTGCTTTTGGATTTTTCCTTGAAAGATATGAAATATTATTCTCCCAGCAGGGGGTTGTCGCAGGCGCCGGTTATACCGATGTAAATGTAAGCTTGCCGATTTTCACCATCCTGACTATATTGTCAGTGCTGACCTCAATTGCTTTACTGGCCAACGTAAAGCTGAAAAACATAAAAATACCTTTTGTGGCTATAGCCCTTATAGCACTATTTATAGTGGCCAGTTCCTTTGTACCGGGGATTTATCAGCAATTCAAGGTAGAACCTACTGAAATCCAGCTTGAAGAACCCTATCTGCAATACAATATTGAATATACTAGAGCCGCTTACGGACTTTCTGATGTTGAAGAAAAGCCATTCGAAGCCAATTTGGATTTGACTTCATCAGAGCTGGAAAACAATTCAGAGGTAATTGATAATATAAGGATATGGGACCGGCGTGCCCTGGAGCAGACCTATAAACAGCTTCAGCAGATCCGAACCTATTATACTTTCAACGATGTTGATACAGACCGCTATCATACGGACGACGGGTACAAGCAGTATATGATATCGGCCAGGGAACTGGATACCTCTCGACTAGCCCCTGAAGCCAAGACATGGGTCAATGAAAAATTGGTATATACCCATGGTTACGGGATGGTTATGAATCCGGTCAGTACAAAGACCGAAGATGGCAGACCTGAATTTGTCTTACAGGATATACCTCCACAAGGAGAATTTGAAGTTGATAATGCACGGATATATTACGGGGAAATCAACAGGGATTACAATATAGTAAATACCGGAAAGGATGAATTTGATTATCCAAAACAAGGGCAGAATGTATTTACACAATATGAAGGTAAAAGTGGAATACTACTGGATTCATTTGTAAAGCAGCTGATATTCGCATATACCTTTAGTGAACCGAATTTTGTCCTGAGCCAGTATATCGATGATGAATCCCGCTTGTTGTACCGTCAACAGATCGAGGACAGGGCACAGGAAATAGCACCTTTCCTTGAATATGACACTGATCCGTATCCGGTAATCCATGAAGGTAAGATCTACTGGATAATGGATGCTTACACTACGGCTAACAAGTATCCTTATTCTGAAACCTATTATGGAGTGCAGTTTAACGGTATTAATTACATCAGTAATTCAGTGAAAGTTGTTGTAGATGCCTATGATGGAACGGTTGATTTCTATGTGACAGAGGATGAACCGGTAGTGAATACCTACTCTAAGATATTCCCGGATTTGTTTAAGTCATTTGATGAAATGCCGGAAGGCCTGCAAAAACATATCCGCTATCCCAAGAATTTCTTTAAGGTCCAGATGGACTTATACGAAAATTACCACATGAAATCTGCCCAAGAATTCTACAATAAAGAGGATGCCTGGGAAATACCAAGGGAAGTTTACAGGGGAAGCAGCATTGAGATGGAACCCTATTACATGATCACCAGATTACCCGATAATGGTGGATTGGAATATGTGTTGCTGCAACCGTTTACACCCCGTAACAGAGAGAATATGATTGCCTGGATTGCAGCCAGATGCGATAACCCAAACTATGGACAACTCAAGCATTACGAATTGCCAAAGGGAGAACTTGTCTATGGACCTACCCAAATTGAATCCAGAATCGATCAGGATCCTGATATTTCTCAGCAACTGACCCTCTGGGGTCAAAGTGGTTCCCGTGTAATCAGGGGAAATCTGCTTGTAGTTCCAATCGGTAACTCGATATTGTATTCAGAACCCCTGTTCATAAGTGCTGAACAGTCTGAAATACCGGAACTCAGAAGAGTCGTTGTTTCTTCAGGACAAAAAGTTGTCATGGGAGAGAATCTGAGGGAATCCCTTCAAATGCTGGTTGAAGGTCGTGTTGACAGGGAAGAAGAAACCGATCAACCGGAAGTATCCCAAACCTCCCGGCAACTTGCACAAAAAGCATTGGACCATTACAATCAGGCCCAGGAATATCTGAAGGAAGGCAATTGGACCGGCTATGGGGAAGAAATAGATCAGATGGAAAATGTGCTAAACCAGCTTTCAAAGAGCCTGGCTGAAGATAATTCCATCCCATTAGAATAA
- a CDS encoding 4Fe-4S binding protein: MNETVISTKDNKQVVYIPEKCIGCGTCVMVCPKETLVIGSVGPVARGLIDKEFLEIRPNTCITCGMCSKVCPTGALEMREDGKPVEEKTFLINAIKPTTVNDDCVHCGLCEQVCPQGCIEVDQWLSNDNEAKIDGTTTINQECCVHCGWCESVCPVDAIEVEKPFEGTWFRDEDICQACRTCVDVCPCNALFNPDWEAGERVDKVAQRPDACIYCGACAVSCPVQAIDVKKTAIAAEMEKKKVFEKKLLDKPSVKPTLTSKLVTDKYDCLGCGNCVIVCPVNAYANKELAAGHLNNMDEKALLEVENGAVNVVDQDVCGSCGACAMICPTNAIWLEKKEVE; the protein is encoded by the coding sequence ATGAATGAAACAGTGATATCGACAAAGGACAACAAACAGGTGGTATACATTCCTGAGAAGTGTATCGGCTGTGGAACTTGTGTCATGGTGTGTCCAAAAGAGACACTGGTCATCGGTTCAGTCGGACCGGTTGCCAGAGGACTCATCGACAAAGAGTTCCTGGAGATCAGACCGAACACATGTATAACATGTGGAATGTGTTCCAAAGTTTGTCCTACAGGCGCTCTTGAAATGAGAGAAGACGGAAAGCCAGTAGAGGAAAAAACCTTCCTCATAAATGCTATTAAACCAACCACTGTCAATGATGATTGTGTACACTGCGGACTTTGTGAACAGGTATGTCCACAGGGTTGCATTGAAGTGGATCAGTGGCTCTCCAACGATAATGAAGCAAAAATCGATGGTACAACAACAATCAACCAGGAATGCTGCGTGCATTGTGGATGGTGTGAATCCGTTTGTCCGGTTGATGCCATAGAAGTGGAGAAACCATTTGAAGGAACCTGGTTCAGGGATGAGGATATCTGTCAAGCATGCCGTACCTGTGTTGATGTATGCCCCTGCAATGCATTATTCAATCCGGACTGGGAAGCCGGGGAACGTGTTGACAAAGTGGCCCAGAGACCTGATGCATGTATCTACTGTGGAGCATGCGCAGTTTCCTGCCCAGTACAGGCAATTGATGTCAAGAAAACTGCAATTGCAGCTGAAATGGAAAAGAAGAAAGTATTCGAGAAAAAACTCCTCGACAAACCTTCCGTCAAGCCAACACTTACTTCCAAACTTGTAACCGACAAATATGACTGTCTTGGCTGCGGAAACTGTGTAATTGTCTGTCCTGTGAACGCTTATGCAAACAAGGAACTTGCTGCAGGGCACCTCAATAACATGGATGAGAAAGCATTGCTGGAAGTCGAGAACGGAGCAGTTAATGTAGTTGATCAGGACGTTTGTGGCTCCTGTGGCGCATGTGCCATGATCTGCCCGACAAACGCTATATGGCTGGAGAAGAAAGAGGTGGAATAA
- a CDS encoding FmdE family protein, whose protein sequence is METMDEIQEKIKVENPELFSQVEKVVPFHGFLSSGALIGIHMLNIAKRVLDVKEGERIYALSETYNCIPDPFQILEGSTTGNKRLRVHDTGKMAVTVNKQAPSGIASVKGVRIYLDPEKTKDYPKLHAWYMNTKKLRHEEVVPVLLEAGENVYSYEMVDIDVPVKKKKTIKLCQKCNESFIQRNNEVLCDACNDSQTETTI, encoded by the coding sequence ATGGAAACTATGGATGAGATCCAAGAAAAGATAAAAGTGGAAAATCCAGAACTATTTTCACAGGTTGAAAAGGTCGTTCCATTCCACGGTTTTTTGAGCAGTGGTGCTTTAATAGGAATCCACATGCTAAATATTGCAAAAAGGGTACTTGATGTTAAGGAAGGGGAAAGGATATACGCCCTAAGTGAAACGTATAATTGTATACCGGACCCTTTTCAGATACTCGAAGGTTCCACTACAGGCAATAAACGTTTGAGAGTTCACGACACAGGTAAAATGGCTGTAACTGTGAACAAACAAGCTCCATCGGGAATTGCTTCTGTTAAGGGAGTAAGAATATATCTCGACCCGGAGAAGACTAAAGATTACCCTAAATTACATGCCTGGTATATGAACACAAAGAAACTTCGCCACGAAGAAGTTGTTCCTGTGCTTCTTGAAGCCGGTGAGAATGTCTATTCCTATGAAATGGTAGATATAGATGTGCCGGTAAAAAAGAAAAAGACAATAAAATTATGCCAGAAATGTAATGAAAGTTTTATTCAAAGAAACAATGAAGTTCTTTGTGATGCATGTAACGATAGCCAAACGGAGACTACAATATGA
- a CDS encoding single-stranded-DNA-specific exonuclease RecJ: MKKTDTIIFTHGDSDGVCSGAIAKSAYPDARVYFTSPVSLHNRLDMAEDYDNIIICDIAVDERSCVNLYNKINDIASRADVTYIDHHPLPRMCWDEPWFYHDLNTCAAELTYKVFKSRLERDIRRIAVYGAIGDYKDNTPAIKKWTRDWDKRSLYFQAGTLIQALQYVGRNYDFKREITDPLSTDLIPSEIPNLIPYAKKASRIEEELRIRVKELVHPLHSIAYVLDPEGYLSKSAIYAASYGRKGIGIAAEHRNNKAAYDLSLRSRNSSVDINLLLRDIAPQYGGSGGGHPMAAGARIPEEKLDAFLQEFDRRVNLAETKQGDL; this comes from the coding sequence ATGAAAAAAACTGATACAATTATATTCACACATGGTGATTCGGACGGAGTATGCTCGGGAGCCATAGCCAAAAGTGCATACCCGGATGCCAGGGTCTATTTTACCAGTCCGGTGAGTCTGCATAATAGACTTGATATGGCTGAAGATTATGATAATATCATTATCTGCGATATAGCCGTGGATGAACGCTCATGTGTAAATCTCTACAATAAGATTAATGATATTGCCAGTCGTGCAGATGTCACCTACATTGACCACCATCCTCTTCCAAGGATGTGCTGGGATGAACCCTGGTTTTACCATGACCTGAACACATGTGCCGCAGAACTTACATACAAGGTCTTTAAATCCCGTCTGGAAAGGGATATCCGCAGGATCGCGGTGTATGGTGCCATAGGTGACTATAAGGATAATACACCTGCAATTAAGAAATGGACAAGGGATTGGGATAAAAGAAGTCTCTATTTCCAGGCAGGAACATTGATCCAGGCATTGCAATATGTTGGTAGAAACTATGATTTTAAAAGAGAAATCACTGACCCTCTTTCTACTGATTTGATTCCTTCAGAAATACCCAATCTCATTCCCTATGCAAAAAAAGCATCAAGAATTGAAGAAGAGTTGAGGATACGTGTAAAGGAGTTGGTCCATCCCCTTCATTCGATAGCTTATGTGCTTGATCCTGAAGGTTACCTTTCCAAATCCGCAATCTATGCAGCCTCTTATGGAAGAAAAGGAATAGGGATTGCAGCCGAACACAGGAATAATAAAGCTGCTTATGATCTGAGCTTGCGCTCCCGTAACAGCAGTGTGGATATCAACCTCCTTTTGCGAGATATTGCGCCCCAGTACGGTGGTAGTGGCGGCGGTCACCCAATGGCTGCAGGGGCCCGTATTCCAGAAGAAAAACTTGATGCATTCCTTCAGGAATTTGACCGAAGGGTCAATCTGGCTGAAACAAAGCAGGGAGATCTATGA
- a CDS encoding BatD family protein, translating to MYSRLFLSLLLICAMATTASAYTLDDVEWDKSIDSATLHWGDSVEDNGYTITAEDFQKDEHVYISISKNGQTLKHGALLVGDNLEYRDTEEGKDIRVHVNEVKVNIDDWTGNMEDPTAEIRTYNRGEPEFDISIETDRDEYDPRITSETEMEVTLKIKNDGSAKAEDVQLSIDPAGMDVVGGDLTETISSLEIDETTEEYKLTLNVPHLWEETDLDIVATVEGYDINGDLHENEEIETVTIAPKVELILTKSVSEELYMDETGRFSVSIRNNGLYHVSDITVEDGIFDHMELLDDVALNKKISLEAGETIKLFEYSMKPTKSGEFKAPATVASFKASNGEIYEYESNQPEIQIDGPVITVTQRTASSTIRPSDEVKVIVKVSNKGNKDASVNAVSEIPDDVTFVRGETSLDQVIPKGKSKSYNYIIRAGNEGNFTVPAVRASFIDMENYKGERVSNILQFNVTNTSTQDAATDESNEADSQTSGGGGDDNSIFSDDESNGGSGETNENNKVQPGFGALMVIFVLAGIYVFGIKR from the coding sequence ATGTATTCAAGACTTTTCTTATCCCTCCTGTTAATATGTGCTATGGCCACCACAGCATCTGCTTATACACTTGATGACGTCGAGTGGGACAAAAGTATAGATTCCGCAACCCTTCATTGGGGAGATTCCGTGGAGGATAATGGTTATACTATTACTGCTGAGGATTTTCAAAAGGATGAACACGTCTATATCAGCATATCAAAAAATGGCCAAACCTTGAAACATGGAGCATTGCTTGTTGGCGATAATCTTGAATACAGGGATACTGAAGAAGGAAAAGACATCCGGGTTCATGTGAATGAAGTTAAGGTTAATATTGATGATTGGACTGGAAATATGGAAGATCCTACCGCTGAAATTAGGACCTATAATCGAGGGGAGCCTGAGTTTGACATTAGTATCGAAACAGACAGGGATGAATACGACCCCCGTATAACTTCCGAAACCGAAATGGAAGTCACATTGAAAATCAAAAATGATGGTTCAGCCAAAGCTGAAGATGTTCAGCTTTCTATAGACCCAGCAGGAATGGATGTTGTTGGAGGCGACCTTACAGAAACCATATCTTCGCTTGAGATCGATGAGACTACAGAGGAATACAAATTAACCCTAAATGTTCCTCATCTGTGGGAGGAAACGGATTTGGATATTGTTGCTACAGTAGAAGGATATGATATCAACGGGGATTTGCATGAAAATGAAGAGATCGAAACTGTAACAATCGCTCCCAAGGTTGAATTGATATTAACCAAATCCGTTTCAGAAGAACTTTATATGGATGAAACAGGCAGATTTTCGGTTTCAATACGCAACAATGGTCTTTATCATGTGAGTGATATTACTGTAGAAGATGGAATCTTCGATCATATGGAACTGCTTGATGATGTAGCTCTTAATAAGAAAATTTCTCTTGAGGCAGGAGAAACCATTAAACTTTTTGAATACTCAATGAAACCCACCAAATCAGGAGAATTCAAAGCGCCTGCTACAGTTGCTTCTTTCAAAGCATCTAATGGGGAAATCTACGAATATGAATCCAACCAACCTGAAATTCAGATTGATGGTCCAGTAATAACAGTCACGCAGAGAACGGCGAGTTCAACGATCAGACCTTCAGATGAGGTGAAAGTTATCGTTAAGGTAAGCAATAAAGGCAACAAGGATGCGAGTGTGAATGCAGTATCTGAAATACCTGATGATGTTACCTTTGTAAGAGGAGAAACCAGTCTGGACCAGGTTATTCCAAAAGGTAAATCAAAAAGTTACAATTATATAATTCGTGCAGGAAATGAGGGTAATTTCACAGTGCCAGCTGTTAGAGCTTCTTTTATTGATATGGAAAATTACAAAGGAGAAAGGGTCTCCAATATCCTGCAATTTAATGTCACCAATACTTCAACTCAGGATGCAGCAACTGATGAGTCAAACGAGGCTGATTCACAAACATCCGGTGGTGGTGGAGACGATAATAGTATTTTCAGTGATGACGAATCAAATGGCGGTTCCGGTGAAACAAATGAAAACAACAAAGTCCAACCCGGATTTGGTGCATTGATGGTAATTTTTGTATTGGCAGGAATATACGTATTTGGGATAAAGCGGTAA
- the engB gene encoding GTP-binding protein EngB, translating to MKPTAVPKNNDFEIVFAGRSNVGKSSIVKALSGSKVKVGKRPGVTLKPTHVKKGELVITDLPGFGFMNGVKERKQDIVKDKIVRYIEEGNQRINIAAIVVDAGSFVEVVDRWDQRGELPIDIEIFDFFIEMDLEPLIVVNKMDKVKEEDKDEVLDAIIERLGLFPPWRQWIDRVAPISAKKGDLQALNSIIRKRIHSAKRDSLLKYI from the coding sequence ATGAAGCCTACTGCAGTACCCAAAAACAATGATTTTGAAATTGTATTTGCCGGTCGCTCCAATGTAGGCAAATCCTCTATTGTAAAAGCTCTTTCCGGAAGTAAAGTGAAGGTCGGCAAAAGACCTGGTGTCACCCTGAAACCCACTCATGTGAAGAAAGGAGAATTAGTGATTACCGACCTTCCCGGTTTTGGATTTATGAATGGTGTAAAAGAGCGCAAACAGGATATCGTAAAGGATAAGATCGTACGTTATATAGAAGAGGGAAATCAGCGGATTAACATCGCTGCTATAGTAGTTGATGCAGGTTCTTTTGTTGAGGTTGTGGATCGCTGGGATCAACGGGGCGAGCTTCCCATTGATATAGAAATATTCGATTTTTTTATAGAAATGGATCTTGAACCCCTGATAGTTGTAAATAAAATGGATAAGGTCAAGGAAGAGGATAAAGATGAGGTCCTTGATGCTATTATTGAAAGATTGGGGCTTTTTCCACCATGGAGGCAGTGGATTGACAGGGTAGCACCGATAAGTGCTAAAAAAGGAGATCTGCAAGCCTTAAATTCTATTATAAGGAAGCGCATCCATTCGGCTAAAAGGGATTCCTTGCTAAAATATATCTGA
- a CDS encoding TatD family nuclease-associated radical SAM protein — protein sequence MDIFVYGTLKNGFSNHHIIRDSVFIGKDTTTDQYCMFDLGSFPAVVDTGNCCNIKGEVYCIDRDILNSLDILEGKFFTRKKVKLESNREAWMYFIDTSVCNTSNFPLIPDGVWNKMKTDKPSICYEAHGNLYLNITNQCSADCYFCIRNQGEGLYGYNLWLKRDPSEKEIIAELEKHDLKKYKEIVFTGFGEPTARFDVLLAVTRWLKAKGTYVRLDTNGHGQLINPGINVVDCLVDAGLDAVSVSLNAESAEVYDRICKPFYQNSYAALLKFAEESKKAGLHLRFSVVDVPEIDTDKCSQIARDMGVDFRIRG from the coding sequence ATGGATATTTTTGTTTATGGGACTCTAAAAAATGGATTCTCCAATCATCATATAATCAGAGATTCTGTATTTATTGGAAAAGATACTACAACTGATCAATATTGCATGTTCGATCTGGGTAGTTTTCCAGCTGTTGTGGACACTGGTAATTGTTGTAATATCAAGGGAGAAGTATATTGTATTGACAGGGATATTTTAAATAGCCTTGATATACTTGAAGGCAAGTTCTTTACAAGAAAAAAAGTAAAACTGGAAAGCAACAGAGAAGCCTGGATGTATTTTATTGATACTTCTGTATGTAATACCTCTAACTTTCCTCTTATTCCCGATGGAGTTTGGAATAAAATGAAAACTGATAAACCCTCAATATGCTATGAGGCACATGGTAACCTGTACCTGAACATAACCAATCAATGCAGTGCAGACTGTTATTTTTGTATTCGCAATCAGGGAGAAGGATTATACGGATATAACCTGTGGCTTAAAAGAGACCCTTCCGAAAAAGAGATAATTGCAGAACTGGAAAAGCATGATCTGAAAAAGTATAAAGAGATCGTTTTCACAGGATTCGGAGAGCCTACAGCCCGTTTTGACGTGCTGCTTGCTGTCACCCGCTGGTTGAAAGCAAAGGGAACATATGTAAGACTGGATACCAATGGACACGGCCAACTTATAAATCCAGGGATCAATGTGGTTGATTGTCTTGTGGATGCCGGATTGGATGCAGTTTCAGTCAGCCTCAATGCAGAATCCGCAGAAGTTTATGACAGGATTTGTAAACCATTCTACCAAAACTCATATGCTGCCCTGCTGAAATTTGCGGAAGAATCAAAAAAAGCAGGTCTTCATTTACGTTTCAGCGTGGTAGATGTTCCTGAAATTGATACTGATAAATGCAGCCAGATAGCCAGGGACATGGGTGTGGATTTCCGCATAAGGGGCTAA
- a CDS encoding geranylgeranyl reductase family protein has protein sequence MHPDEIYDVVVVGAGPAGTTAAMYAAQTGASVLMVDRKKDIGVPLQCGGFMPHADTLQELVPDAHLPHTLLDYPKSCVHATSNYQRFIAPDGYSKGFEVEADSLDRRRFDRHLASRAAEEGAELMVGTNVTDVNGNTIEVDGVFGPSTIRGKVLIGADGPNSIVARAHGMKREHDPMGIGTAFEYELANTAADRDAVEMYFGKDYVPGGYAWIISQGGNTANIGVGIREVLFEKNMCARDYLEKFMYKHPIAGDKLQDARILSVVSGVVPVGGAPERTVSNNVMLAGDAAGQLIATNGGGIPTAMIGGKLAGETAGEYIAGKCELSIYERRWREQMGLEIKTAVYIRKMMDNLMRSDRLMSKAIRTISPQHMKAIQCGKLPDPVKKTLTKLNFGLG, from the coding sequence ATGCATCCCGATGAAATATATGATGTGGTAGTTGTCGGAGCGGGTCCGGCGGGCACCACAGCCGCAATGTATGCCGCACAGACCGGTGCATCCGTTTTAATGGTTGACAGGAAAAAAGACATCGGTGTGCCCCTTCAATGCGGCGGGTTTATGCCCCATGCAGATACCCTGCAGGAACTTGTGCCCGATGCACACCTTCCTCACACCCTGCTTGATTATCCGAAGAGCTGTGTGCATGCTACCAGCAATTACCAACGTTTTATTGCACCTGACGGCTACTCAAAGGGTTTTGAAGTAGAGGCTGATTCTCTTGACAGGAGAAGGTTTGACAGACACCTGGCATCCCGGGCAGCTGAGGAAGGCGCTGAGTTGATGGTGGGGACCAATGTAACCGATGTTAACGGAAATACAATTGAAGTAGACGGAGTCTTTGGCCCATCGACAATCAGGGGTAAAGTCCTGATAGGTGCAGACGGTCCAAATTCTATTGTTGCAAGAGCCCACGGTATGAAACGGGAACATGATCCAATGGGAATCGGAACTGCTTTTGAATATGAACTTGCAAACACCGCAGCGGATAGGGATGCCGTAGAGATGTATTTCGGAAAAGACTATGTTCCCGGTGGATATGCCTGGATTATTTCACAGGGAGGAAATACCGCAAACATCGGTGTGGGGATCCGGGAAGTGCTTTTCGAGAAGAATATGTGTGCCCGGGATTATCTGGAAAAGTTCATGTACAAACACCCAATTGCCGGCGATAAACTGCAGGATGCAAGGATACTTTCTGTGGTTTCCGGAGTGGTGCCGGTAGGGGGCGCTCCCGAAAGAACTGTCTCAAACAATGTAATGCTTGCCGGTGATGCTGCAGGTCAGTTGATCGCTACCAACGGAGGAGGAATTCCCACGGCCATGATAGGGGGGAAACTGGCAGGAGAAACGGCTGGAGAATATATTGCCGGTAAATGTGAACTCTCCATTTATGAAAGGAGATGGAGGGAGCAAATGGGACTGGAGATAAAAACTGCTGTTTATATCCGGAAAATGATGGACAACCTGATGAGATCTGACAGATTGATGTCAAAGGCCATACGGACAATCTCACCACAACACATGAAAGCAATCCAGTGTGGCAAACTTCCTGATCCTGTGAAAAAAACACTCACAAAGCTGAATTTCGGATTGGGTTAA